The following proteins are co-located in the Spirosoma montaniterrae genome:
- a CDS encoding DUF2846 domain-containing protein yields MRTLFIWWFLGMTSLDHIPLSQTEPATLIIYRQREFGSRSYTIYVNGKRLSWLSANRYLQAEVPAGRVSIESKRNYFTENKTIAFPVEPGRTYYVKAVEDVDFLTQSLLLARVRDEQAKPELKKIKPMEPDTETNPNNE; encoded by the coding sequence ATGAGAACGCTGTTTATCTGGTGGTTTCTGGGTATGACAAGCCTCGATCACATACCTTTATCTCAAACCGAACCCGCCACGCTTATCATTTACCGGCAACGCGAGTTTGGCAGCCGCTCCTATACAATCTACGTCAACGGAAAACGCCTGTCGTGGCTTTCGGCCAACCGCTATTTACAGGCCGAAGTACCGGCAGGCCGGGTCAGTATTGAGTCGAAGCGTAACTACTTTACTGAAAATAAAACGATTGCTTTTCCGGTTGAGCCGGGCCGAACGTATTACGTAAAAGCGGTGGAAGACGTTGATTTTCTGACACAATCGCTGCTGCTGGCGCGGGTCCGCGATGAACAGGCCAAACCGGAGTTAAAGAAAATCAAACCGATGGAACCCGACACCGAGACAAACCCTAATAATGAGTAA
- a CDS encoding sensor histidine kinase produces MRTLWPKLLLALVLVTLLTYWGHRLTEDLEQPLGEMLPDLGGLARYLLGVGVLLVLLGAVAHANYGLAFRRWMLRPNTAPYYWIWVCILAWLIFEGLQIRTEAAPEFVDENLLVMGVVVTFIIGYGYVADYLRTRRDQLRLEKQTTEAELTALRAQINPHFLFNVLNTIYSEAQRAKNSYVADLIGQLAGLMRYTLQEANRPQTPVMTELAFIEKYVTLQRARLPQTETVRVSLHIDSDDQPAYMAPLLLIPFVENAFQYGISLDQPSYIDIDIGFENRQLIMHVVNSRPTGSAHRHGAGTGIRNTRQRLERAYPARHELRLDDKPTEFAVFLRIDL; encoded by the coding sequence ATGAGAACCCTTTGGCCCAAACTCCTCCTCGCCCTCGTACTCGTTACGCTGCTGACGTATTGGGGCCATCGGCTAACCGAAGACCTCGAACAGCCGCTCGGCGAAATGCTGCCCGATCTGGGCGGGCTGGCGCGGTATCTGCTGGGCGTTGGCGTGCTGCTGGTTTTACTGGGGGCAGTGGCCCATGCCAACTACGGGCTGGCGTTTCGGCGGTGGATGCTCCGGCCCAACACCGCGCCCTATTACTGGATTTGGGTGTGCATACTGGCATGGCTCATCTTTGAAGGGTTACAGATTCGCACCGAAGCCGCGCCGGAGTTTGTCGATGAAAATCTGCTTGTGATGGGCGTGGTCGTTACGTTCATCATCGGGTATGGCTACGTAGCCGATTACCTCCGCACCCGGCGCGACCAGCTTCGGCTCGAAAAACAAACTACCGAAGCCGAGCTAACGGCACTGCGGGCGCAGATAAATCCGCATTTTCTGTTCAATGTCCTGAACACGATTTACAGCGAGGCTCAACGTGCCAAAAACAGCTACGTGGCCGACCTGATCGGGCAACTGGCCGGGCTGATGCGCTACACGCTTCAGGAGGCTAACCGTCCGCAAACGCCCGTCATGACCGAGTTGGCATTCATCGAAAAATACGTAACCCTGCAACGTGCCCGACTGCCCCAGACCGAAACCGTTCGGGTCAGCCTGCACATCGACTCCGACGACCAACCCGCCTACATGGCTCCACTCCTGCTGATTCCGTTCGTGGAAAATGCGTTTCAATACGGCATTAGTCTCGATCAGCCATCGTATATTGACATTGACATTGGGTTTGAGAATCGGCAACTAATCATGCACGTCGTCAACAGCCGACCGACCGGCTCGGCCCACCGCCACGGGGCCGGAACGGGCATTCGCAATACTCGCCAACGGCTCGAGCGTGCTTACCCCGCCCGGCATGAATTACGCCTTGACGACAAACCGACCGAGTTTGCCGTTTTTTTACGCATCGACTTATAA
- a CDS encoding aminotransferase class I/II-fold pyridoxal phosphate-dependent enzyme, whose amino-acid sequence MDLFEKLRNNLGPIGSPARAFNGHHYFAFPKLEGDLGPRMRFRGKEVLNWSLNNYLGLANHPDVRKADADAAARWGLAYPMGARMMSGNSDLHEQFEQQLAQFVGKEDAFLLNYGYQGVMSVIEAVVDHRDVIVYDAESHACLIDGIRLHKAKMGEYYKFNHNDMASLEKNLQRATKKAAEKNGSVLVITEGVFGMSGKVGSLDQVVALKEKYEFRLLVDDAHGFGTMGATGAGVGEMLGCQDGIDLYFSTFAKSMAAIGGFVAADHDIIMYLKYNMRSQTYAKALPMPYVVGCMKRLEMIQSQPELREKLWENVRALQNGLRERGFDIGDTQSPVTPVFLHHIEGGVAEVAALTMDLRENMGVFCSIVVYPVVPKGTIMLRIIPTAAHSLDDVAYTLDAFSKMGDNIEKGVYRQNGPIPTGKTLEMSAEATTE is encoded by the coding sequence GTGGATTTATTTGAGAAACTGCGCAACAACTTAGGTCCCATCGGTTCGCCGGCACGGGCGTTTAACGGTCACCATTATTTTGCCTTCCCGAAGCTTGAAGGCGACCTCGGCCCGCGTATGCGATTCCGGGGTAAGGAAGTGCTGAACTGGAGCCTGAACAACTACCTTGGCCTTGCCAACCACCCCGACGTTCGCAAAGCCGACGCCGATGCTGCCGCCCGGTGGGGGCTGGCCTATCCGATGGGTGCGCGGATGATGTCGGGCAACTCCGACCTCCACGAGCAGTTTGAACAGCAGTTGGCGCAGTTTGTCGGTAAAGAAGATGCGTTTCTGCTCAACTATGGTTATCAGGGCGTAATGTCGGTGATTGAAGCCGTAGTTGACCACCGCGACGTGATCGTGTACGACGCCGAAAGCCATGCCTGCCTGATCGATGGTATCAGGCTGCACAAGGCCAAAATGGGCGAATACTACAAATTTAACCACAACGATATGGCAAGTCTGGAGAAGAATCTTCAGCGGGCCACTAAAAAAGCCGCCGAGAAAAATGGCAGTGTGCTGGTAATTACCGAAGGCGTTTTTGGCATGTCGGGTAAAGTCGGTAGTCTCGATCAGGTAGTTGCGCTGAAAGAGAAATACGAATTTCGGCTGTTAGTCGATGACGCGCACGGCTTCGGTACGATGGGTGCCACTGGCGCGGGCGTTGGCGAGATGCTCGGCTGTCAGGACGGTATCGACCTGTATTTCTCGACCTTCGCCAAGTCGATGGCCGCTATTGGTGGGTTTGTGGCAGCAGACCACGACATTATCATGTACCTAAAATACAACATGCGTTCGCAGACATATGCCAAAGCCCTGCCAATGCCTTATGTGGTGGGTTGTATGAAGCGGTTAGAGATGATTCAGAGCCAGCCCGAACTGCGCGAGAAACTCTGGGAAAACGTGCGGGCACTGCAAAACGGGTTGCGCGAACGGGGTTTCGATATTGGCGACACGCAGTCGCCGGTGACGCCGGTTTTCCTGCATCATATTGAAGGGGGCGTGGCGGAGGTAGCCGCGCTAACGATGGACCTGCGCGAGAACATGGGCGTGTTTTGTTCTATTGTAGTTTACCCCGTTGTACCGAAGGGGACCATTATGTTACGCATCATTCCAACGGCGGCTCATTCGCTCGACGACGTGGCTTATACGCTCGATGCGTTCTCCAAAATGGGTGATAACATAGAAAAGGGCGTTTACCGACAAAATGGGCCGATTCCTACCGGGAAAACGCTCGAAATGTCGGCAGAAGCGACCACGGAATAA
- the accC gene encoding acetyl-CoA carboxylase biotin carboxylase subunit, which produces MPTISKLLVANRGEIALRVMRTAREMGIKTVAIYSEADRNALHVRYADEAVCVGPAPSAESYLRADVIIDVCQQLGVDAIHPGYGFLSENANFARMVREAGLIFVGPSPEAIEIMGSKLAAKAAVAGYDIPMVPGTPSAITDRAEAKRISAEIGYPVLIKASAGGGGKGMRIVERDEEFDEQMDRAVSEAISAFGDGSVFIEKYVTSPRHVEIQVLGDQHGNIIHLFERECSVQRRHQKVVEEAPSAILTPEIRDAMGRAAVDVARACGYYGAGTVEFIVNDKLDFYFLEMNTRLQVEHPVTEQITGVDLVKQMLYIAEGKPLTIKQEDLKIKGHAVEVRVYAEDPANNFLPDVGTLDTYVRPQGNGVRVDDGFEQGMTIPIYYDPMIAKLITYGDSREEAIQKMIRAIDEYQITGVKTTLPFCRFVMEHEAFRSGQFDTGFVGRYFTADVLSPTPDPAEAELAAVLSAYLLNKHKPGVSRPNGAGATLSGSKSNWKERRLS; this is translated from the coding sequence ATGCCAACCATCAGCAAACTCCTCGTTGCCAACCGGGGCGAAATTGCCCTGCGCGTAATGCGCACCGCCCGCGAAATGGGCATCAAAACCGTGGCTATCTACTCCGAAGCTGACCGCAATGCCCTGCACGTGCGCTACGCCGATGAAGCAGTATGTGTTGGCCCGGCCCCGTCTGCCGAGTCGTACCTGCGGGCCGACGTGATTATCGATGTTTGTCAACAGCTCGGTGTCGATGCCATTCATCCCGGCTACGGGTTTTTGTCGGAGAATGCCAATTTTGCCCGGATGGTGCGCGAAGCCGGCTTGATTTTCGTTGGTCCCTCGCCCGAAGCCATCGAGATCATGGGCAGCAAATTAGCCGCTAAAGCTGCTGTTGCGGGCTATGACATCCCGATGGTTCCTGGCACGCCCAGTGCTATTACAGACCGGGCCGAAGCCAAACGGATCTCTGCCGAAATTGGCTACCCGGTGCTGATTAAAGCCAGCGCGGGTGGAGGGGGCAAAGGCATGCGGATTGTTGAGCGCGACGAAGAATTTGACGAGCAGATGGACCGTGCCGTGAGCGAAGCCATCTCGGCCTTCGGCGACGGATCGGTGTTTATCGAGAAGTACGTCACGTCGCCCCGGCACGTCGAAATTCAGGTGCTGGGCGATCAGCACGGTAATATTATTCACCTCTTCGAGCGCGAATGCTCGGTGCAGCGACGCCACCAGAAAGTGGTCGAAGAAGCACCATCGGCTATTCTGACGCCTGAAATTCGTGACGCAATGGGACGGGCCGCCGTTGATGTGGCGCGGGCCTGTGGCTACTACGGCGCGGGTACCGTTGAGTTCATCGTGAACGATAAATTAGATTTCTACTTTCTGGAAATGAATACCCGGCTCCAGGTCGAACATCCGGTAACGGAACAGATTACGGGCGTCGATTTAGTGAAGCAGATGCTTTATATCGCCGAAGGCAAACCATTGACTATCAAACAGGAAGACCTGAAAATTAAAGGCCATGCCGTAGAGGTTCGGGTGTATGCCGAAGACCCGGCCAATAACTTCCTGCCCGACGTAGGTACGCTCGATACCTACGTGCGTCCGCAGGGCAACGGCGTTCGGGTCGATGATGGGTTCGAGCAGGGCATGACCATCCCGATTTATTATGACCCAATGATTGCCAAGCTGATTACCTACGGCGACAGCCGCGAAGAAGCGATTCAGAAAATGATTCGGGCCATTGACGAGTATCAGATCACAGGAGTAAAAACCACGCTTCCGTTCTGCCGATTCGTGATGGAGCACGAGGCTTTCCGTTCCGGTCAGTTCGATACGGGTTTTGTTGGCAGGTATTTTACGGCAGACGTACTGTCTCCAACGCCCGACCCCGCCGAAGCAGAGTTGGCCGCTGTATTGAGTGCGTATCTGCTCAATAAACATAAACCCGGAGTAAGCCGCCCGAACGGTGCTGGCGCAACTCTATCCGGCTCTAAAAGCAACTGGAAAGAACGGCGGCTATCCTAA
- a CDS encoding LytR/AlgR family response regulator transcription factor, translating to MLHAIAIDDEPAALDVLSRYAEKVPFLRLGPTFTSTTDALAYLHQNRVDLLFLDIQMPDLPGTEFARLVAPLQIPVVFTTAYADYALEGFTLQALDYLLKPIEFGRFLQACNRAYAQLANRAGQPSSIFVKDGYDWVRVDLGEVLYMQSDTNLLFIHEKTRQVCTRMTVSDMLATLPADQFVRVHKSYIVALRAIRKIERHQLTVGNVTIPLAGSYRDMLEQRLRL from the coding sequence ATGCTACACGCCATTGCCATTGACGACGAACCTGCCGCCCTCGACGTGTTGAGTCGCTACGCCGAAAAAGTGCCGTTTTTGCGACTCGGTCCCACATTCACCAGCACGACCGACGCGCTGGCCTATCTGCACCAAAACCGCGTCGATCTGCTGTTTCTCGACATTCAGATGCCCGACCTGCCGGGTACCGAGTTTGCGCGATTGGTGGCCCCGCTCCAGATTCCTGTCGTGTTTACCACCGCCTATGCCGATTACGCGCTGGAAGGCTTCACGCTTCAGGCTCTCGACTACCTGCTGAAGCCCATTGAATTTGGGCGGTTTCTGCAAGCCTGCAACCGGGCCTACGCGCAGTTGGCTAACCGGGCGGGGCAACCGTCGAGTATTTTTGTGAAAGATGGCTACGACTGGGTGCGGGTCGATCTGGGCGAGGTGTTGTACATGCAGTCGGATACGAACCTGCTCTTTATTCACGAAAAGACCCGGCAGGTTTGCACCCGTATGACGGTTTCCGACATGCTGGCGACGCTGCCCGCCGATCAGTTCGTGCGCGTTCACAAGTCGTACATTGTAGCATTACGGGCGATCCGTAAAATTGAGCGGCATCAGCTTACCGTTGGCAACGTCACTATTCCGCTGGCAGGCAGCTACCGCGACATGCTCGAACAGCGGCTGCGGTTATGA
- a CDS encoding GWxTD domain-containing protein, with the protein MRTLLVLLTLALLSACSSSKPNQPKSADKRRLSQYDRATAEYDARTRAQRNEPNTTQRSAPLSSDPQQARRPETVVPIRPGDAGPANTGAANPLGGEWAITSIKARFLTIDSSTVRVYMNLTAKTPSGETVKNPSDLIEHFLVAYVMYPDYNNRDRLGYGNVPLSAQNVSREQTGGSGITYLTLSFDVKRPKDVANAILLTEFTETNSGTKARNDLTLRFTAPKLSDRFALFDRNGRQPQLRNYVNVGDSVMIGDANGVQKTLYGVRYRHDFDAASSPMNTSPRPASKSLTVDSTLTITTNQPFVLPKEGLYYFTEDTTDAVGIGLVVADKRFPKLTRPEKLIKPVLYMSTSSEISELSQAQDTKKAFDRYWLSLMSGNEEVARRTLKAYFDRVEEANRLFTTYKEGWKTDKGMIYIVLGAPDRVQRNREREVWVYNRRANVSEVNFTFTKKANQFVDDHYELVRYIEYQPIWYPIVEAWRTGAIRE; encoded by the coding sequence ATGCGTACTCTGCTTGTTTTACTGACCCTTGCCCTGCTGTCGGCCTGCTCATCGAGTAAACCTAATCAGCCGAAATCAGCGGATAAAAGACGGCTTTCACAATATGACCGGGCTACGGCTGAGTACGACGCCCGTACTCGTGCCCAGCGCAACGAGCCGAATACTACCCAGCGGTCGGCCCCGCTCTCATCAGACCCGCAGCAGGCGCGTCGGCCCGAAACCGTAGTGCCGATTCGTCCGGGCGATGCTGGCCCGGCCAATACAGGAGCTGCCAATCCGCTGGGGGGCGAATGGGCCATTACGTCTATTAAAGCCAGATTTCTGACCATCGACAGCAGCACCGTGCGGGTGTACATGAACCTGACGGCCAAAACGCCATCGGGCGAGACCGTGAAAAACCCCAGCGACTTGATCGAGCACTTTCTGGTGGCCTACGTCATGTATCCCGACTACAACAACCGCGACCGGCTGGGGTATGGCAACGTACCGCTTTCGGCTCAGAACGTAAGTCGTGAGCAAACTGGCGGGTCGGGTATAACCTATCTGACACTTTCGTTCGATGTGAAACGGCCCAAAGATGTCGCCAACGCTATTCTGCTGACCGAGTTCACCGAAACCAATTCAGGTACAAAAGCCCGCAACGATCTGACGCTGCGCTTTACCGCGCCCAAACTGAGCGACCGCTTCGCCTTGTTCGACAGAAATGGCCGACAACCACAATTGCGTAACTACGTCAACGTGGGCGACTCGGTGATGATTGGCGATGCCAACGGTGTTCAAAAGACGCTGTATGGCGTGCGTTATCGGCACGATTTCGATGCAGCGTCATCGCCCATGAACACTTCGCCCCGCCCGGCCTCAAAATCGCTCACGGTTGATTCAACCCTGACCATCACGACCAATCAGCCGTTTGTGTTGCCCAAAGAAGGTTTATATTATTTCACAGAAGATACCACCGACGCAGTGGGCATTGGTCTGGTAGTGGCCGACAAACGGTTTCCGAAGCTAACGCGGCCCGAAAAACTGATTAAACCTGTTTTGTACATGAGTACGAGCAGCGAAATCAGCGAATTGAGTCAGGCGCAGGATACGAAAAAAGCCTTCGACCGGTATTGGCTCAGCCTGATGTCGGGCAATGAAGAAGTAGCCCGGCGAACGCTCAAAGCGTATTTCGACCGTGTTGAGGAGGCTAACCGACTCTTCACGACCTACAAAGAAGGCTGGAAAACTGACAAAGGCATGATTTATATCGTGCTGGGTGCTCCCGACCGCGTACAGCGCAACCGCGAACGTGAAGTGTGGGTGTATAATCGCCGGGCCAACGTGTCGGAAGTGAATTTCACGTTCACCAAAAAAGCAAATCAGTTTGTAGATGACCACTATGAATTGGTTCGTTATATCGAGTACCAGCCCATCTGGTATCCCATCGTGGAAGCCTGGCGAACGGGGGCCATTCGGGAATAG
- the rlmB gene encoding 23S rRNA (guanosine(2251)-2'-O)-methyltransferase RlmB, translating into MSYHNKSYRPAHPQPNPDEMVFGIQSVIETLRSEQQIDKLYMEKGLSNPDIQNLAFQKRVTIQRVPVERLDRLTRKNHQGVVCLIAQVQYVKLSNVIADVHERGETPFFLLLDRITDVRNFGAIARTAECAGVQCIVIPGRGAAAINSDAMKTSSGALNHISVCREPDLTETIKYLQDSGIMVVACTEKSNRDLYERTTDLTGPMAVIMGSEEDGISPELLRMADTHVKIPLLGAVGSLNVSVATGVLLYEAVRQRSMAISQ; encoded by the coding sequence ATGAGTTATCACAACAAGTCATATCGCCCCGCCCACCCACAACCCAACCCCGACGAAATGGTGTTTGGGATTCAATCCGTCATTGAAACGCTCCGCTCCGAACAGCAGATCGATAAGCTGTACATGGAAAAGGGGTTAAGCAATCCTGACATTCAAAATCTGGCATTTCAGAAGCGCGTTACCATTCAGCGTGTTCCTGTCGAACGGCTCGACCGGCTAACGCGCAAGAATCATCAGGGAGTGGTATGCCTGATAGCACAGGTGCAGTACGTAAAACTTTCCAACGTTATTGCCGATGTGCATGAACGGGGGGAAACGCCATTTTTTCTGCTGCTCGACCGCATCACCGACGTGCGGAACTTCGGAGCCATTGCCCGTACTGCCGAATGCGCCGGGGTACAATGCATCGTGATTCCGGGCCGGGGGGCGGCTGCTATCAACTCCGACGCCATGAAAACGTCGTCGGGGGCACTCAACCACATCTCCGTCTGCCGCGAACCCGACCTGACCGAAACCATCAAATACTTACAGGATTCGGGCATTATGGTGGTAGCCTGCACCGAAAAATCGAACCGCGACCTTTACGAGCGCACCACCGACCTGACCGGCCCGATGGCCGTAATTATGGGGTCGGAAGAAGACGGTATCTCACCCGAATTGTTGCGTATGGCCGATACGCACGTAAAAATTCCGCTGCTCGGAGCCGTTGGGTCGCTTAATGTGTCGGTGGCTACGGGCGTATTGCTGTATGAAGCCGTTCGGCAGCGGAGTATGGCTATCAGTCAGTAA
- a CDS encoding class I SAM-dependent methyltransferase: MYKTTEITSAEIASDNPVHQRLLFPYVEAARMVSGNVLEIGCGWGRGLELLTKAADHYTGVDKNKDLIAALSAEYRNATFIAANIPPLANLPSNTFDYIVTFQVIEHIENDDLFVKEAHRVLKPGGKLLLTTVNKAFSLTRNPWHVREYYADGLRSLMANYFPAVETRGIHGNDKVMTYYQQNRESVKKLTRFDVFNLQYRLPRRLLQVPYDLMNRLNRNRLLQADGLAAEINYTDYLVSNDPAGSLDFFYVATK; the protein is encoded by the coding sequence ATGTACAAAACCACCGAAATAACCTCCGCCGAAATCGCGTCTGATAATCCCGTTCATCAGCGGCTGCTGTTTCCGTATGTCGAAGCGGCCCGGATGGTTAGCGGCAACGTGCTTGAAATTGGCTGCGGCTGGGGCCGGGGGCTGGAACTCCTCACCAAAGCCGCCGACCACTACACGGGCGTCGACAAAAATAAAGACCTGATTGCGGCCCTCAGTGCCGAATACCGCAACGCTACCTTTATTGCGGCCAACATTCCGCCCCTTGCCAACCTGCCCAGCAATACCTTCGATTACATCGTAACGTTTCAGGTAATCGAACACATCGAGAACGACGACCTGTTCGTAAAAGAAGCGCACCGGGTGCTGAAGCCGGGCGGCAAACTGCTACTGACAACGGTTAACAAAGCGTTCTCGCTGACGCGTAACCCCTGGCACGTGCGCGAATACTACGCCGATGGGCTGCGTTCGCTGATGGCGAACTACTTTCCGGCAGTAGAAACGCGCGGTATTCATGGCAACGACAAGGTAATGACCTATTATCAACAGAACCGGGAGTCGGTGAAAAAGCTGACCCGCTTCGACGTGTTCAACCTGCAATACCGCCTGCCCCGCCGACTGCTGCAAGTACCCTACGATCTGATGAATCGGCTGAACCGCAACCGGCTGCTACAAGCCGACGGCCTTGCCGCCGAAATCAATTACACCGATTACCTCGTGAGCAACGACCCGGCGGGAAGTCTGGATTTTTTCTACGTTGCCACGAAGTAG
- a CDS encoding sugar phosphate isomerase/epimerase family protein translates to MTFTRRSFLQQTAATVAGVALFPSALQAAATVTRPGLQLYSLRDDMEKDARATLAQVAAMGYKEIESYPGSKGFLWGMTPAEFKTYMKELGLTPVSTHTGVEKNMPELMQQAAEAGFKNFVVSWIGKEKRENLDGFRKIADEFNGFGEMAKKNGLLFGYHNHDYPFIDLEGQVPFDILLTRTDPKLVSYELDVFWVVEPGKDPITYFQKYPGRFSMAHIKDRDPQNAKYSTIIGQGDLPLNKMMTAAQKAGVKHYFVEVEEYGKLTPTESVRQSIEGMKKLVF, encoded by the coding sequence ATGACCTTTACCCGACGTTCGTTTTTACAACAGACCGCTGCTACTGTGGCTGGTGTTGCCCTTTTCCCTTCCGCTCTCCAGGCCGCAGCAACCGTTACCCGGCCCGGCCTACAACTCTACTCCCTGCGCGACGACATGGAGAAGGATGCCCGCGCCACGCTGGCGCAGGTAGCGGCAATGGGCTACAAAGAAATCGAAAGCTACCCCGGCAGCAAGGGCTTTTTGTGGGGTATGACGCCCGCTGAGTTTAAGACTTATATGAAAGAACTGGGCCTGACGCCCGTCAGTACGCATACGGGCGTTGAAAAAAACATGCCTGAGTTGATGCAGCAAGCCGCCGAAGCCGGGTTCAAAAACTTCGTGGTGTCGTGGATTGGCAAGGAAAAGCGCGAAAACCTCGACGGCTTCCGCAAAATCGCCGACGAGTTTAACGGCTTTGGTGAGATGGCGAAAAAGAACGGCTTGCTATTCGGCTACCACAACCACGACTACCCCTTCATTGACCTGGAAGGTCAGGTACCGTTCGACATTCTGCTGACCCGCACCGACCCCAAACTGGTAAGCTACGAACTCGACGTGTTTTGGGTGGTAGAACCGGGCAAAGACCCCATTACGTATTTCCAGAAATACCCCGGTCGGTTCTCGATGGCCCATATCAAAGACCGCGACCCGCAAAACGCCAAATACTCGACCATTATCGGGCAGGGCGATTTGCCGCTAAACAAGATGATGACAGCCGCCCAGAAAGCGGGCGTGAAACACTACTTCGTGGAAGTAGAAGAGTACGGCAAACTGACCCCCACCGAGAGCGTCCGCCAGTCGATTGAGGGAATGAAGAAATTGGTGTTTTAA